GATAATGTTGGGAGAGCATTGTAGGGGTAGTAGAGAGTGTTAGGAGATTAATAAGTCAGAATAAAGCCTCTGGCGTGAGTCCTGTCTCTGCCACCTACGAGCTATAACCTTGGGCGAATCACATAATCTCTCCAAAATCCACTCGCTTCCTCTGTGAACTGGTCCCAAAGATGCCTGTCCTCTCTATATGAGAAAAGAGTTTTGAGGGTTCACTTAATATTCTCATTTCTGTTCCTGAGTAAGCTTGTATCCTTACTTATAttacttaatattaaaatatcacttaatTATATTTCAGAAGCCCCCTccaacaatattatatatatatacagcaaaaccttggttttcaagcataattcattctggaaacatacatgtaatccaaagcacttgtattatcaaagtgaatttcaagaaccgttGCCTCCGTTGTGATCATATGACATTCGGTGTCATGTACCACtggtattgcaagacatcactcgtctatcaagttaaaatttattagaaatgtttgttcatcttgcagaacactcagaGAGCAAGtcacttgcaatccaaggttttactgtgtatttattatatatgtaatttattatatatatataatttatcatgtatatgtatatatatacatttcagcaataatatatacatataatgattggaaagaaaaaaataagctattggcAAAGTCTTAGAGGCTAATATTTTTTAGTccttatcttatattttaaaaagtcttggaGGTGTGTGTCATATTTGAAGACCTATTGGGGACGGGATAGGTTGTTTAGAAAACAGAGAGAATCAGGGAGACAACCCTTTTGGGGATTCTGTTCTATCAGTCCCTAGCAACATTTTGTTGTAAAGGTTggaatgcatttattcatttcttaattcAAGCAAGATGTTTCTTTAGAGAAAATATTCCAATTGAGCATCCATTCAGGAGCCATGACAATTATTGCTATCTATGGTCATTAACCATGAAATATCAGTGTTATTTCTCATTGCTGCTCAAGAGGAGGTCTAAACTGCATTCATGCATCTGCAACTGTAGAAAGGAGGAAAggcataattaaattttattgctATATAATTTAGAAGGGGTTCAGGATGTTGAGAGGACTAGTAGAGATGACAGAATTCTAGGCTGTTTGCTGTAATTCTGCACAACTAAAAACAAGGCAGCATGATTCGGAAATGTCATTTATTGACAGACCTTTCCCCAAGCACCTGGGATTTGAGCAGGAGACTCCCATTATGCAGACATCTCCCAGTGGTATCAATGGAAATTACCTCTCCTGCCCACATAGAATGCCAGGCGCCTGAGAGCACTTTTAATTGCTCTCTCTGCAAAAAAAGCTAATTgtctctgcttccctttcctttaGGTACCCAAGCAAGGACAGGAATAATGAAGAGACACATGTGTTAGCTGCAACCTTTTGAAATAAGCAAGAAGGAAATCAGCAGTGTGGACAAGGCTGGAACCGTTGCCACGCTTGCTTGTCGGAGTGAATGAGGAATGGGCTTGTGATTATGCTGACATTCCAGCATGAATCTGGTAGACCTGTGGTTAACCCGTTCCCTCTCCATGTGTCTCCTCCTACAAAGTTTTGTTCTTATGATACTGTGCTTTCATTCAGCCAGTATGTGTCCCAAGGGctgtctctgttcttcctctggGGGTTTAAATGTCACCTGTAGCAATGCAAATCTCAAGGAAATACCTAGAGATCTTCCTCCTGAAACAGTCTTATTGTATCTGGACTCCAATCAGATCACATCTATCCCCAATGAGATTTTTAAGGACCTCCATCAACTAAGAGTTCTCAACTTGTCCAAAAACGGCATTGAGTTTATCGATGAGCATGCTTTCAAAGGAGTAGCGGAAACTTTGCAGACTCTGGACTTGTCTGACAACCGGATTCAAAGCGTGCACAAAAATGCCTTCAATAACCTGAAGGCCAGGGCCAGAATCGCCAACAACCCCTGGCACTGCGACTGTACTCTCCAGCAAGTTCTGAGGAGCATGGCATCCAACCACGAGACAGCCCACAATGTGATCTGTAAGACTTCTGTGTTGGATGAGCACGCCGGGAGACCATTCCTCAATGCTGCCAATGATGCTGACCTTTGTAACCTCCCCAAAAAGACTACCGATTATGCCATGCTGGTCACCATGTTTGGCTGGTTCACCATGGTGATCTCATATGTGGTGTATTACGTGAGGCAAAATCAGGAGGATGCCCGGAGACACCTTGAATACTTGAAATCCCTGcccagcaggcagaagaaagcagATGAGCCCGATGACATTAGCACTGTGGTATAGCGTCCAAACAGCCTGGCACCGAGAAAGAAATTCGTTTGCAGTTGCAATAGAATAAGTGGTTTACTTTTCCCATCCATTGTAAACATCTAAAACTTTGTATCTCCCTTTCTTTTGAATTATGCCACTGTCGAGCTTTTAACAAACATGACAACATAACAGATAATTTTAGTTTAGGTGTCCCACCCCTTAATTGTACCCCCAGTGGTATATTCCTGAGTAAGCTACTATCTGGACATAAGTTAGATCCATCTCActatttaataatgaaatttatttttttaatttaaaaccaaataaaagctTAACTTTG
The Panthera tigris isolate Pti1 chromosome C2, P.tigris_Pti1_mat1.1, whole genome shotgun sequence genome window above contains:
- the LRRC3B gene encoding leucine-rich repeat-containing protein 3B yields the protein MNLVDLWLTRSLSMCLLLQSFVLMILCFHSASMCPKGCLCSSSGGLNVTCSNANLKEIPRDLPPETVLLYLDSNQITSIPNEIFKDLHQLRVLNLSKNGIEFIDEHAFKGVAETLQTLDLSDNRIQSVHKNAFNNLKARARIANNPWHCDCTLQQVLRSMASNHETAHNVICKTSVLDEHAGRPFLNAANDADLCNLPKKTTDYAMLVTMFGWFTMVISYVVYYVRQNQEDARRHLEYLKSLPSRQKKADEPDDISTVV